A genomic window from Cricetulus griseus strain 17A/GY chromosome 4, alternate assembly CriGri-PICRH-1.0, whole genome shotgun sequence includes:
- the Snx22 gene encoding LOW QUALITY PROTEIN: sorting nexin-22 (The sequence of the model RefSeq protein was modified relative to this genomic sequence to represent the inferred CDS: inserted 2 bases in 1 codon): protein MLEVHIPSVGPEAEEPRQSPEKGHMVFQVEVLYSGRRHTVPRRYSEFHALHKRIKKRYKVPDFPSKRLPNWRTRGLEQRRQGLETYIQGILYLNQEVPKELLEFLRLRHFPTDSKASSWSTLREFLPSETSSQLHHRPVIGFCMDPYVYTPSPEPLPEVVVDGVLQGLYGFSTSPXQKASCHPASSPMP from the exons ATGCTGGAAGTTCACATCCCCTCGGTGGGGCCCGAGGCCGAAGAGCCCAGGCAGAGTCCAGAGAAAGGCCACATG GTATTCCAGGTGGAGGTGCTGTACAGCGGACGCAGACACACCGTTCCGAGGCGCTACAGCGAGTTCCACGCTTTACACAAGCGG ATCAAGAAACGATACAAAGTGCCTGACTTTCCCTCAAAACGCCTGCCCAACTGGAGGACCAGAGGATTGGAACAGCGCCGGCAGGGCTTGGAGACCTATATCCAG GGCATCCTGTACCTGAATCAGGAGGTGCCCAAGGAGTTACTGGAGTTCCTCAGACTTCGCCACTTCCCCACAGACTCCAAGGCCAGCAGCTGGAG cACCCTGAGGGAATTCCTGCCTAGTGAGACCAG CTCACAACTGCACCACCGGCCGGTCATTGGCTTCTGTATGGACCCCTACGTTTACACCCCTTCCCCAG AACCTCTCCCAGAAGTGGTGGTGGACGGTGTACTCCAGGGCCTCTATGGCTTCAGCACTAGCCC GCAAAAGGCTAGCTGTCATCCTGCTTCATCGCCAATGCCCTGA